GTCTTCTCTAGTCTGCCTCTAATGGTGCAGCAGCTGAGCGAGTACATTGGGTCTGTTCTGTGTAAACAGGATTTCAACCTTTTTAATCTCTCTGGGTGAACAACAGGATATCTCATCTAAGTCCATCTCCATGCTGCAGTGCCAAAGGCTCAAATACACGTTATAGTGTGGGATTAAAACatgttcctcctctctgtgtcagCAGTGATGATGATACTTGTGAACTCCAAAAGACTCATCTCGatgtaaatgataaaacataaacacagtgttGACTGGTTATGTGCTGTGACGTTCCTACACATTGGTTTTTATATATATCGTGTTaataagtgagctttagaggtgctggtgaGTTTTGTTAACTGCCTCTTGGCTGAGCTTCATATTTCTGTACAGACATGAAACTTCTCATCCGACTCTCAGCAAAGAGAATAAACGTATTTCCTACAACTTTAAACATGAGACATAGCAGTGGAAGTGGAGGGATGTGCTGAGTGGTTAAAGTCACCTTCATGGCGTTGAGCACCTCAGGATCCTTCAAGAGTTCACCGAGACCAGGCATGCCAGGAGGGGCTCCGCCTGGGAATCCAGCAGGACCTGCAGAGTGACAATGACACTGATTCACTGTGGCAGCACTAATTATTGCACTTACAGGTGTTGTTATGTCTGTCTGATAAGtggcttgaaaaaaaaaaaaagaagaagtattttttccatttccctCTCCTATAAGGACATTTGGAGTGTATGTCAGTGAACCAGCATGCTTTCACTCTCCTACCTGGGAAAAATCCTCCACCAAATTGTCTGGCTTCCTCCTCCTATTgagagacaaaagaaaccaTTCAggataaagtgtgtgtgagcaggaaCTCTTACTTAAAAGGGCcatttcttgtatttttctgagtCTGTAATAGGAAATACTGAGTTCTAACTTTCAATCAAATGCAGGGAAACTCTTCACTCACCCTCTGAGCTCGTGCATGCTCCTCTCTGGCTTTCTTTAACCGCTCCTGTTTCTCCTTGATGTCCTTCTCTTCCCTCTTGCGCTCGTATTTGCGTCTGTGCTCCATGATTTTATTAGcctgaaaacaaagagaggCATGATGAGAATAACGTACCGCAAACTCACATCTGGGAGAATCTTTGCATCTTTGATTTCCTGTCAGTCATTACGAGGTTCTGGAGACCGATCAAACGGTGTATCTGCATTACGTGAACCCAACTCCTCTTCTCAGCTTGCACACATTAATATGACACATCTGCATCACAGTTACTACAAACTAATGGAAACAACTTTTTACTCCTTTACTATATTAAACTGTACTGTACCCTCGGCTGGACCTCCTTCAGCATCGCACTGGCGTCCTCATCATAATCCAGTTTACAGGCTGTGGCCAGGTCCCTGGCTGCCTCCTCCCAGTGGCCCAGCAgcctgcagcacacacacacacacacacacacacgagataACAAGCAAAATATGACACTATTAGTTCACCAACAAGTTGGTACAAGCAGCATGAAAGGCAGATAGAAAAACTGCATGGTGTCAAAAAAAGAATTCAGTGACAAAAGGCCCTTATACTCTTTCATGATGACAATCTTCTCACACTGTGAGATCAGTCACATAAAATCTCTGCTacaatctgtgtcagactgagATCAGTTTTGAGGCACGTCAGCTGGTGAGATGAGAGTCTAGTGAGTCGAAGTGATaagatgtgaaaaaaatgcaaacagagAGACGTCATCCATCTGCGCTCCTctaatgtttttgaaaaaggCGGAAAAACACAAAGCGAGCTTAGATCACAGCTGAACTTTATTCACAAATGGTGATTATAATGTTAGAGTCGGCCAGTTTATTGAGTGTTATTTCACACCATAGTTCAACCGGTTGCTTTGGAGATATGTGTTGTAGCAGCAGGGACGTTGTGAGAATCTGGGTCAGGTCGTCTTTGGTCACCAAAGCTCTATAGATCACACTACATGATAATAGTGATTATTCCCTGCTGTAACCCAAAGTTAGCTCCGCTGATGAAATATTAAACATCAGTTGCCAAACACGTTGAGCTGTGTTATACTTTAAAGTGTTTACACTGAGGGTTTGGTTATATCCTGCATGTGTAAAGGTGTAACGTTACCTCTTGGCCAACTTTACATATCTGAAAGCACCTATAACGTAGAAATGTACCTGTGAGCTTTTCCCCTCCACTTGTACGGCTGTGCAGAGTCTGGGTTGATGCTGATGGCTCTGTCACAGTCTCTGATGGCTGCGTTGGGTTTCTTCATCTGGATGAAAACACTAACACGAAGAGGGTgattacactcacacacagtgtaAACACAAGAGCCGTCATGAAGCAGAGAGAAGTGTGTCAGTCCTAAACATTAAGCAATTAaatgttattgattattttgagGAATAAAACAGTGGCTGAATATTACTTTGATGATCTGCCACAATCAACGTAAATGAAAGACTCTCACCTTGCCCTCTTGGCGTACATGATGGCTACACAAGGGTTCAGCTTGATGGCTTCTGTAAACAGATCCAGAGCTTTCTGCAGATCccctgcaagaaaaaaaatggaaataggtATTAAAGATCATACATTAAACCCAGTCTTTAGCTCTGTTTACCTTGTGTATCAGTACAGAAACTGTCTCTGCAAGCACAATATCAACCCACCTTCTCCTAGAGCATTAATAGCTGCTATCTTCTTCTCATTGGCCTGGTCCATCATCTCCTCTGTGACCTGAGGAAACATATGGACACAGTCTGTGTTAAAAGTTTAGTTATTCTCCAAGCCTGCAATCTCTTTAATAAACTTAACTgttctgattaaaaaaataaataaataaataaggaaaagcagaatattttaccTCAACATTGTCAGTCGCTCCCATGTCCTGTGGTTCATCGGTATCTGGTTCGATCACTCCCTCTTGGTCAATTtctgaaaaagcaaaacagcatTTACAATAAGTTCTTCTTGGGACACATCCAACTTTTATACAAACAACATCTATTACTTTTAAGTCCTAATTCAAAGCACTCTTCAGAGTAATAAGTTGAGCACATGtttggaaatatttttcttaaatttggTGAAATTCACATCGATTAAATTAAATACACTGAAGGAAAGAAATTCTGTGTCTGACTGTCCCAGACGTCACACACAGTGAAGCTTGCTGATCCTTTCCTTCCTGCAAGCTGTGCTAATGCACATATTTATAAGTTTTAGTTAACATTTGCTCTGATGAAGGTTTAAAGACTTTGAATAACTACACGGACCTACAGTAAGTGTTCAGAACCCTGTTATAAAGACTTGCACCATCTTCAAAATGGtcacaaaatgcaacaaagtgaTCAATCTAGAGGCATAAACCTATTATTATGCTttgaagaaataataataataataatagaaataataaatttctatattaacaatgaatcaaaatcaatcaaaattaTGACCTGATAAGTTCTCCTCAGcttattgttgtattttcttaGCCAGCACTGACAGagaaagctctaaaaagccactgtacagtAGCTGCTCAGCATTGAAACAACAAAGTTAGTGACAAGCTGATGAACCAAGTGGAGCATTTTgcagcttaagagccagatTTTCtcttcaggagttggtagagaccaaacaCAGACTtagaaggagagtgaatattggactagCATTTGTCAgttggccagaaacacaactaaAAACAAATCCTAATGTTGCTCAGtcactgctggatgtgtaaatatgcaatTGTTGGCAAACAAGTTCaaaatatcaacttaaaagcttaCAGCTAGACTGAGATAGCTcacatattttatgttaaatgtttgtaaaaaatcTATTACGTTTGCAACATGTGCTCATCTGAACGACAGATGgtagaaaaatataaataataggTAATGCTACATCTAGTCTCTCCACGGGGATCAGGCATTGACCCCGAATCCAGAGCTTGATGAGATAGACATACCGTACCTAAATCACTCTCCTCGCTCTCGGACAGCACAGGAGGCTCAGGCTCAGGATGCGAAGCCGCTGTCGGGGGAGGACCACAGGGACAACCGCCCTACAAGTCAGAGAGCACCGATGTGATGAGTGTGAAAACTTACTGGCAACTGATCAACAGCCAGCACTGTTCAACTGtgcatattttcttatttttgtgttttgtttgtttgttctgaactgaaaatacagaacaaaaaaaTTAAGAACAAAACCAAAGTATCAAAAGATGTCAaataaaaagcataataaaaatattaagtgGTACCTGGCATCTATCTCCTGTCTTAC
The genomic region above belongs to Thunnus albacares chromosome 17, fThuAlb1.1, whole genome shotgun sequence and contains:
- the st13 gene encoding hsc70-interacting protein codes for the protein MDARKVSELKGFVQMCESNPDILHLPEMSFLRTWLQSMGATIPPLRKTGDRCQGGCPCGPPPTAASHPEPEPPVLSESEESDLEIDQEGVIEPDTDEPQDMGATDNVEVTEEMMDQANEKKIAAINALGEGDLQKALDLFTEAIKLNPCVAIMYAKRASVFIQMKKPNAAIRDCDRAISINPDSAQPYKWRGKAHRLLGHWEEAARDLATACKLDYDEDASAMLKEVQPRANKIMEHRRKYERKREEKDIKEKQERLKKAREEHARAQREEEARQFGGGFFPGPAGFPGGAPPGMPGLGELLKDPEVLNAMKDPEVMTAFQDVAQNPANIAKYQNNPKIMALVTKLSAKFGAPPQP